In Acinetobacter sp. WCHAc010034, a genomic segment contains:
- a CDS encoding ATP-binding protein has translation MADPIRSYSLTQRLSMILLVITTSVWLGSLGSIYWGMQRTANNIFDKSLAETAHALLSTTLSTLDGRVPEHTVIEKIQGEHYDQIIFQIWHRDGQLIYRSVGVETQPFVQQASFGWIKMHNKTYRSYSVWDSTHTIQVQIAQVWTIRQDIQKDMLLFLILVSAVFLPLLSWLIIRTIRNHLSAVYSISQNLEKQSIEHLNPINPVVPKEIEPLVSSLNTLLREITESMQREKRFTSNAAHELRTPLAAIRLHAQVLQSARSAEESREAAEDIITGVDKASRMITQLLTLARLEPNAAQTKSNFDLANIINSIVAMMDFQFRQAGIDLQLQLASAPVWAQPDQLEIMLRNILENAIIYRSPNHASIIKVSCGVVGNSSFLQVEDNGIGLDEAQIPLIFHRFYRINQASTVVGSGLGLSIVKQIVDSHQANIKVYRNNVAGGLIVRVEFSKGEI, from the coding sequence ATGGCTGATCCGATTCGAAGTTATTCACTGACTCAGCGCTTATCTATGATTTTACTGGTGATTACTACCAGTGTTTGGCTCGGCAGCTTGGGCAGTATCTATTGGGGAATGCAAAGAACAGCTAATAATATCTTTGATAAATCTTTGGCTGAAACTGCCCATGCTTTGTTGTCTACGACCTTAAGTACCCTCGATGGGAGAGTGCCTGAACATACGGTCATCGAAAAAATCCAAGGTGAGCATTATGATCAGATTATATTTCAAATTTGGCATCGTGATGGCCAATTGATTTATCGTTCGGTGGGGGTTGAAACTCAGCCTTTTGTTCAGCAAGCCAGTTTTGGCTGGATCAAGATGCACAATAAAACCTACCGCAGTTATTCGGTCTGGGACAGTACGCATACCATACAGGTGCAAATCGCACAGGTTTGGACGATTCGGCAAGATATCCAAAAAGACATGTTGTTATTTTTGATATTGGTTTCAGCAGTATTTTTACCATTATTGTCGTGGCTGATTATTCGCACCATTCGCAATCACTTGTCTGCAGTATATAGCATCAGTCAAAATCTGGAAAAACAATCAATTGAGCACTTAAACCCGATCAATCCGGTGGTGCCTAAAGAGATTGAGCCGCTGGTAAGCTCGTTAAATACGTTACTTCGTGAAATAACGGAAAGCATGCAGCGTGAAAAACGCTTTACCTCTAATGCTGCACATGAGTTACGGACTCCTTTGGCTGCTATACGTCTGCATGCCCAAGTATTGCAAAGCGCGCGTTCTGCGGAGGAGTCAAGAGAGGCTGCAGAGGATATTATTACAGGTGTTGATAAAGCCTCAAGGATGATTACTCAGTTACTCACCTTAGCAAGACTCGAACCAAATGCGGCACAGACCAAAAGCAATTTTGATCTAGCTAATATTATTAACAGTATAGTTGCGATGATGGATTTTCAGTTCCGTCAAGCGGGTATAGATTTGCAGTTGCAACTGGCTTCAGCACCGGTTTGGGCCCAACCAGATCAGCTGGAAATTATGCTGAGAAATATACTGGAAAATGCCATTATCTACCGTAGCCCAAATCATGCATCGATAATCAAAGTCAGTTGTGGGGTTGTTGGAAATAGCAGTTTTTTACAAGTTGAGGATAATGGTATTGGTTTGGATGAAGCACAAATACCATTGATATTTCATCGTTTTTATCGGATAAATCAAGCCAGTACTGTAGTTGGTAGTGGTTTGGGTTTATCAATTGTTAAACAAATCGTTGATTCACATCAAGCCAATATTAAAGTGTACCGAAACAATGTGGCCGGAGGATTAATTGTAAGAGTTGAATTTTCAAAAGGGGAAATTTAA
- a CDS encoding efflux RND transporter periplasmic adaptor subunit translates to MLVNRYKYLIIIVLLFFLAGFFLFRWWQGPLLSGYEVVSSPLVQTVVASGRVETVSRAQIGSEITGVVLERLIQEGDRVSRGDLLLLLKSDEIAAQVRQAEAELTELAASRRPQAEVDLANAKVQLQQAEREAARRRNTELGILSAEEREKSIEAERLARNNLELARLKVAALAPGQAEETMLRERLAALQAQLAKTKIRAEVSGTVLTRNVEPGDLVQPSQTLFTIALDGATEIRVPFDERNLPLLALQQKAAVIADAYPDQAFPAHINFIAPSIDAQRGTVDVRLTVDPVPDFLRQDMTVSVNVETNKRERTLVIPNDALSSISGKKAMVILVRDGKIQRHSITLGLRGLVMSEVVAGLKEGDQVLADAESALKDGTRVRLEQKQRGLQHQADQTDSKNELPVKFD, encoded by the coding sequence TTGCTTGTTAATCGCTATAAGTATTTGATAATAATTGTATTACTCTTTTTTTTAGCTGGTTTTTTTCTATTTCGCTGGTGGCAGGGGCCATTGTTATCTGGTTATGAGGTTGTATCTAGTCCACTGGTTCAGACGGTGGTTGCCTCAGGACGGGTCGAAACGGTATCTCGGGCTCAGATTGGTAGTGAAATTACAGGGGTGGTCCTTGAGCGGTTGATTCAAGAAGGCGATCGGGTTTCCCGTGGGGATCTGCTTTTGCTACTCAAATCGGATGAAATTGCAGCGCAGGTACGACAAGCAGAAGCAGAATTGACCGAACTTGCGGCCAGTAGACGTCCACAAGCGGAAGTTGATTTGGCGAATGCTAAAGTGCAGTTACAACAAGCTGAGCGGGAAGCAGCGCGGAGAAGGAATACCGAATTAGGCATATTATCAGCTGAGGAAAGAGAGAAATCGATAGAGGCAGAAAGACTCGCTCGTAATAATTTGGAATTGGCTCGCTTAAAAGTTGCTGCACTGGCTCCGGGGCAAGCTGAAGAGACAATGCTGCGTGAACGACTAGCCGCATTACAAGCGCAACTTGCCAAAACCAAAATTCGTGCAGAAGTCTCAGGTACCGTTTTAACTCGGAATGTGGAGCCCGGAGATCTGGTGCAACCTAGCCAGACCCTTTTCACCATTGCGCTGGATGGTGCAACCGAAATTCGAGTCCCCTTTGATGAACGCAATTTACCGCTGCTGGCTTTACAACAAAAAGCGGCAGTGATAGCGGATGCCTATCCAGATCAAGCTTTTCCAGCCCATATTAATTTTATTGCCCCAAGTATTGATGCTCAGCGTGGCACAGTCGACGTCCGATTAACAGTGGATCCAGTCCCTGATTTTTTGCGTCAAGACATGACGGTATCGGTCAATGTTGAAACCAATAAGCGTGAGCGGACCTTGGTTATTCCAAATGATGCTTTAAGCAGTATCAGTGGAAAAAAAGCCATGGTTATTTTGGTAAGAGATGGAAAAATTCAACGTCATTCCATCACACTGGGATTGCGTGGTTTGGTCATGTCGGAAGTTGTTGCTGGATTAAAAGAAGGTGATCAAGTCCTTGCCGATGCAGAATCAGCACTTAAAGATGGCACCCGTGTCCGCCTAGAGCAAAAACAACGTGGATTGCAGCATCAAGCGGATCAGACAGATAGCAAAAATGAATTACCGGTGAAATTCGATTGA
- a CDS encoding winged helix-turn-helix domain-containing protein — MIKLLKNLTLFRQGLGAPGLYGKGISGTLQVIEHLGYVQIDTISVVERAHHHILWSRVPDYDLIYLNTLIREKQIFEHWHHAASYLPMRDYRYTIPFMASVRNGENRYFNRGDKHLMHEILARINAEGKIRLRDLDKVNNENQRNWWNSGPNRRAFEQLFMQGDLMVCERHGMEKVYDLTERCLPENIDLSTPTLQEYALYLFDATLRAHGVFTWKQLLHLKGGKDLREAMRNILNERLSAGMIEALKMPDGQAVYIDMANLERELKYQTNLKILSPFDNLVIHRDRLNTLFEFDYRMECYVPASKRVYGYFCLPILYRGGLVGRIDCKAYRAEKRLAVLNLHLDDSKIQDKNLFLLELNIELQRFAEFNQCLYFEGLAA; from the coding sequence ATGATTAAATTATTGAAAAATTTAACTTTATTTCGACAGGGTTTGGGAGCACCGGGACTATATGGAAAAGGTATATCTGGAACATTGCAGGTTATTGAGCATCTTGGCTATGTGCAAATTGATACGATATCTGTAGTTGAGCGGGCCCATCATCATATTCTGTGGAGCCGTGTGCCTGATTATGATTTAATTTATCTGAATACACTGATTCGGGAAAAACAAATTTTTGAGCATTGGCATCACGCTGCCTCTTACCTTCCAATGCGGGATTACCGTTATACAATTCCATTTATGGCATCTGTACGAAATGGTGAAAACCGCTATTTTAACAGAGGTGATAAGCACTTAATGCATGAAATTTTGGCTCGTATTAATGCTGAAGGAAAAATTCGGCTCCGTGATCTTGATAAAGTGAATAATGAAAATCAGAGAAACTGGTGGAATTCTGGACCAAACCGCCGGGCGTTTGAACAGTTATTCATGCAGGGAGATTTGATGGTGTGTGAACGTCATGGCATGGAAAAGGTCTATGATCTGACGGAACGCTGCTTGCCTGAAAATATCGATTTAAGCACACCAACACTTCAGGAATATGCTCTCTATTTGTTTGACGCTACGCTCAGGGCGCATGGGGTATTTACATGGAAACAGCTATTGCATTTAAAGGGAGGAAAAGATTTACGTGAAGCTATGCGTAACATATTGAATGAGCGGCTGTCCGCAGGGATGATAGAAGCGCTAAAAATGCCGGATGGCCAGGCGGTTTATATTGATATGGCGAATCTGGAGCGGGAATTAAAGTATCAGACTAATTTGAAGATACTTTCACCATTTGACAATCTTGTTATTCATCGCGATCGTTTGAATACTTTATTTGAATTTGACTATCGAATGGAATGCTATGTTCCAGCATCTAAAAGAGTATATGGTTATTTTTGTTTACCTATATTGTATCGGGGCGGGCTCGTTGGGCGGATAGATTGTAAAGCTTATCGCGCTGAGAAAAGATTGGCTGTCTTAAATTTACATCTGGACGATAGCAAAATACAGGACAAAAATTTGTTTCTCTTAGAATTAAACATAGAGCTGCAAAGATTTGCCGAATTTAATCAGTGCTTGTATTTTGAGGGCTTGGCTGCATAA
- a CDS encoding ABC transporter permease, whose amino-acid sequence MKNFFGRLWTEWTIAISFLREGRTQSMMITIGVAVGVAVIVFISALIQGLQSNIVERTLGTQAHIRLLSPDEVNQIVPPTARTLQLLQEDKRAQRLRSINNWQQITETLDQLPVLTAVSPVVSGPAFVQRGDAIESVALVGINLERYQQIIPLKQYMVSGQLRVSADNVLIGRQLAKDLGVEVGSKLRLDTGQQKNAVVNISGIFELGVRELDARYVYLDLKQAQSLLNLPGGVTVIDLTIQDIFQADQIAVQVGRLTGLKAESWIETNAQLMNAITAQSLSTNMIIVFVGISVAFGIASVMSVSVVQRTREIGILRATGATQSQILRVFLFQGAIFGLLGSILGSVVSCGLVWVFNQFGPRLFHISISIQLILLAVLLATLTGVLAAAVPSRRAAALDPVEAIRHV is encoded by the coding sequence TTGAAAAACTTTTTTGGGCGACTTTGGACAGAGTGGACCATCGCAATCAGTTTTTTGCGCGAGGGTCGTACCCAGTCGATGATGATTACCATTGGCGTCGCCGTAGGGGTGGCGGTAATTGTATTCATCAGTGCCTTAATTCAAGGTTTACAGTCGAATATTGTAGAAAGGACTTTAGGTACGCAGGCACATATTCGCTTGCTCTCACCAGATGAGGTGAATCAGATTGTGCCGCCAACAGCCCGAACACTTCAGTTGTTACAAGAAGATAAACGGGCGCAGCGCTTACGCTCGATTAATAATTGGCAGCAGATTACGGAAACTTTAGATCAGTTACCAGTATTGACGGCTGTTTCTCCTGTGGTTTCTGGTCCTGCATTTGTACAGCGTGGTGATGCAATTGAATCTGTCGCCTTGGTTGGTATTAATTTGGAGCGTTATCAACAAATTATTCCACTCAAGCAATATATGGTGAGTGGTCAATTACGTGTCAGTGCGGATAATGTCTTGATTGGGCGTCAATTGGCCAAAGATTTGGGGGTAGAAGTCGGGAGCAAATTAAGGCTAGATACTGGGCAGCAGAAAAATGCGGTGGTGAATATCTCGGGCATATTTGAACTGGGCGTGCGTGAATTGGATGCACGCTATGTCTATCTGGATTTGAAACAGGCGCAATCTTTACTCAATTTACCAGGTGGCGTGACCGTAATTGATCTGACGATCCAAGATATTTTTCAGGCAGATCAAATTGCCGTACAAGTCGGACGCCTGACGGGATTAAAAGCTGAAAGCTGGATTGAAACCAATGCCCAACTCATGAATGCGATCACCGCTCAGAGCCTTTCGACCAATATGATTATTGTTTTTGTGGGGATTTCAGTCGCTTTTGGCATTGCCAGTGTGATGTCGGTAAGCGTGGTGCAACGCACGCGGGAAATTGGGATTTTACGTGCGACGGGGGCGACCCAATCGCAGATTTTAAGAGTGTTCTTGTTTCAAGGGGCAATTTTTGGGCTGCTCGGTTCGATTTTAGGGAGTGTGGTCAGTTGTGGTTTAGTCTGGGTATTTAATCAGTTTGGTCCACGTTTGTTTCATATTTCAATATCAATCCAGCTCATCCTTTTGGCAGTATTGTTGGCGACATTGACAGGTGTGTTGGCTGCGGCAGTCCCATCACGACGAGCTGCGGCATTAGACCCTGTGGAGGCGATTCGTCATGTCTGA
- a CDS encoding IS3-like element ISAba14 family transposase (programmed frameshift), with protein sequence MARRPRRNHSNDFKAKVALAAIKAEKTLAELSAEFDVHQNQIIDWKNQLISASSQAFDQSKAPTEPPIDLKKLHAKIGEQALEIGFFRRCVEETGPLQPQKLIDDSLQISVSKQAKLLKVSRGCYYYRPKPVSASDLKLMRCIDELHMQYPFAGSRMMRDLLNRQGHHIGRRHTRTLMKKMGIQALYCKPNLSQANQAHRKYPYLLKGLAIQRSNQVWSTDITYIPMAKGFVYLCAVIDWHSRKVLAHRVSISMEVDFCISALNEAIEKYGRPEIFNTDQGSQFTSDAFIDVLKSNGIQISMDGKGRWVDNVMVERLWRSVKYEEVYLKAYSSVTDAKKQLSAYFEFYNLKRPHSSLDKMTPNEFYYDQLPQQNKVA encoded by the exons ATGGCACGTAGACCAAGAAGAAATCATTCAAATGATTTTAAAGCTAAGGTAGCACTTGCTGCGATTAAAGCAGAAAAAACACTTGCTGAATTGAGTGCTGAGTTTGATGTTCATCAAAACCAAATTATTGACTGGAAAAATCAATTGATCTCAGCTTCCTCGCAAGCTTTCGATCAATCAAAAGCTCCAACAGAACCACCCATCGATCTAAAAAAACTACATGCAAAAATCGGTGAGCAGGCATTAGAAATTG GATTTTTTAGAAGGTGTGTTGAAGAAACTGGGCCGCTTCAACCACAAAAGTTAATCGACGACTCACTTCAGATTTCAGTATCTAAGCAAGCTAAGCTGCTGAAAGTCTCCCGTGGTTGTTATTACTATCGCCCAAAACCTGTGAGTGCATCAGATCTGAAGCTGATGCGATGTATTGATGAATTACATATGCAATATCCTTTTGCAGGCAGTCGTATGATGCGTGATTTGTTGAATCGTCAAGGACATCATATAGGACGACGTCATACACGTACTTTAATGAAGAAAATGGGTATTCAGGCGTTATATTGCAAACCAAATTTAAGCCAGGCTAATCAAGCTCACCGTAAATATCCATATCTGCTCAAAGGATTGGCTATTCAGCGCAGTAATCAAGTGTGGTCTACGGATATAACGTATATCCCTATGGCAAAAGGCTTTGTTTATTTATGTGCTGTGATTGATTGGCATAGCCGCAAGGTACTTGCGCATAGAGTATCGATTAGTATGGAGGTGGATTTTTGTATTTCGGCTTTAAATGAAGCGATTGAAAAATATGGTCGACCTGAAATATTTAATACAGACCAAGGCAGCCAGTTTACCAGTGATGCATTTATTGATGTATTGAAATCAAATGGCATTCAAATCAGTATGGATGGTAAAGGTCGATGGGTAGATAATGTGATGGTTGAACGATTATGGCGGAGCGTTAAATATGAAGAGGTGTATCTCAAAGCTTATAGCAGTGTCACAGATGCGAAAAAGCAATTAAGTGCATATTTTGAGTTTTATAATTTGAAACGACCTCATTCGAGTCTAGACAAAATGACACCAAATGAGTTTTACTATGATCAGCTACCCCAACAAAACAAGGTGGCTTAA
- a CDS encoding lysozyme inhibitor LprI family protein encodes MISNKLFVLGLMMGCISQTASANDVGLTQQFSICIDRSNGVTAEMLDCIGVETKRQDVRLNKAYKDVMASLTPARKKQLQEVQRVWIKYRDVNCNFYADPDGGTLAALSSHDCFMSATASRAQELEGFK; translated from the coding sequence GTGATTTCAAATAAATTATTCGTGTTGGGTCTAATGATGGGCTGTATTTCCCAGACAGCGTCTGCTAATGATGTTGGGCTAACTCAGCAGTTTTCGATCTGTATCGATAGGTCAAATGGTGTAACGGCAGAGATGCTTGACTGCATTGGAGTAGAGACAAAACGTCAGGATGTACGTCTCAATAAGGCTTATAAAGATGTCATGGCCTCGCTTACCCCCGCACGCAAGAAGCAGCTGCAGGAGGTTCAGCGTGTATGGATTAAGTATCGCGATGTAAATTGCAATTTCTATGCTGACCCTGATGGGGGAACATTAGCAGCACTCAGCAGTCATGACTGCTTCATGTCGGCGACAGCATCTCGGGCACAAGAGCTGGAAGGATTCAAGTAA
- a CDS encoding LexA family protein: MNKKTKLEHGGARANSGRKAQFNEPTKVIRVPESQAEFIKQWLLKNFNTSALDDLSPVLRAHTVKPANDKVYQIPLAAERVAAGCPAPVQTDVEESLDLNEFLIRNQNSTFIVKANSLSMLNAGIDIDDPLIVDRSLTAKSGDIVIARIDNDFTVKRLILEQKFHPAKIWLKAENPEFKNIYIEEGQEFEIWGVVTYNLKRMR, encoded by the coding sequence ATGAATAAGAAAACTAAACTTGAGCATGGCGGCGCCAGAGCAAATTCCGGGCGAAAAGCTCAGTTTAATGAACCGACTAAAGTTATTCGGGTGCCTGAATCACAGGCTGAGTTTATCAAGCAATGGCTGCTGAAAAATTTCAACACCTCGGCTTTAGATGATTTAAGTCCAGTCCTAAGAGCTCATACAGTGAAACCGGCGAATGATAAGGTATATCAAATTCCGCTCGCTGCGGAACGAGTTGCTGCAGGATGCCCAGCCCCGGTGCAAACTGATGTGGAGGAGTCTTTGGATCTCAATGAGTTCCTGATTCGGAATCAAAATAGTACGTTTATTGTTAAAGCAAACTCACTTTCCATGCTGAATGCCGGCATTGATATTGATGATCCTTTGATTGTTGACCGGAGCCTGACCGCGAAATCAGGAGATATTGTAATTGCTCGTATCGACAATGACTTTACGGTAAAACGGCTAATTCTTGAACAAAAGTTTCATCCTGCAAAAATATGGCTGAAGGCTGAGAATCCTGAGTTTAAAAATATCTATATTGAAGAAGGGCAGGAGTTTGAAATATGGGGAGTGGTGACCTATAACCTTAAAAGAATGCGCTAG
- a CDS encoding TonB-dependent receptor, whose protein sequence is MKYTTLMTLILLAIQQAQAEQNVLVLDTLIFHAEQTEKTSVIVEKERIETSNTLGDALKHVSGVQSTSFGPNAGAPVIRSLSGNRVSILENGQTINGMNAISGDINIPFDPLFTKSVTVHKGTNSVRYGGNSIGGSVDIDTGLISKKLEDKSRSLDIAYKKGFNDFNAHGIRLNVNNQKNLSTNIQFSTQSISSYKIPGSSKAAVCDTAVFPSTGGVNSALADACQKDSRISNVFNKAHNQYLNKHVLEDITKNPENFYDYYDGLESAKYTDEAISKRYVNGSLKEFINDPNPDYVPDTAKYVQNKINNDVTPNYKKKLGNSYARNENMAIGTTYFLNNGYIGVSADYKSSEYGVPGFSMENKSFQSSYSDGLPVGVKIEQNRFAVDSLLREPLSLLKSVQLKASRLSNTSGEYIGARNANEYKFDTDTAELVFEHKPYKSLSGEIGASINARQVKGSGAERYLPNVNTASHAIFILEKLDFNKLSFDAGYRVEKVKHEIQDQSFKLARNASNSTLEDKSFDLNSFYIGSEFRVTDYLGFRLQYSESERAPEINELYASNPHYSVMTQEEGNQKLNKEVMQGLEFTTTLNWDSTNIAVSLYQMDFEDYLYLSHSGASMRNRLPLKYWKQTDTQVNGFELDMNHTFSLDNLGDLKVGGFADLVKNKATNPDRLRLANDGIYLPNMPTNRYGANIEWTFENWSARLSSIYYDKPRYLGKNVGEEVPLPAYNLLDLDIRKKVTLKNASFDLFINGSNLLDEDARPQNSPLKYIAPLPGRAFQLGITMHI, encoded by the coding sequence ATGAAGTACACAACTCTAATGACTTTAATTTTGTTGGCTATTCAACAAGCGCAAGCAGAACAAAATGTTCTGGTTTTAGATACTCTTATTTTTCATGCGGAACAAACTGAAAAGACTTCAGTGATTGTGGAAAAAGAGAGAATTGAAACATCAAATACACTGGGGGATGCGCTTAAGCATGTCTCAGGGGTACAAAGCACATCCTTTGGTCCAAATGCTGGCGCACCTGTGATACGCAGCTTATCAGGCAATAGAGTGAGCATCCTTGAGAATGGGCAAACGATTAATGGAATGAATGCAATAAGTGGTGATATTAATATTCCATTTGATCCACTCTTTACAAAAAGTGTCACTGTTCATAAAGGTACAAATTCAGTTAGATATGGGGGGAATTCCATTGGGGGCAGTGTGGATATTGATACTGGACTGATTTCAAAAAAGTTGGAGGATAAAAGTCGAAGTTTAGATATCGCTTATAAAAAAGGGTTTAATGATTTTAATGCCCACGGTATTCGTTTAAATGTAAACAATCAAAAAAACTTAAGCACAAATATTCAGTTCTCAACCCAAAGTATTTCTTCATATAAAATACCTGGATCAAGCAAAGCCGCAGTATGCGATACAGCTGTTTTTCCGAGTACTGGCGGCGTAAATTCTGCTTTGGCAGATGCATGTCAAAAGGACTCTAGAATCTCAAATGTGTTTAATAAAGCGCATAATCAGTATTTAAATAAGCACGTTTTAGAAGATATCACGAAGAACCCAGAAAATTTCTATGATTATTATGATGGTTTAGAGTCTGCTAAATACACAGATGAGGCAATCTCAAAACGGTATGTAAATGGTTCATTGAAAGAGTTTATTAATGACCCGAACCCTGATTATGTGCCGGACACGGCTAAGTATGTACAGAATAAAATTAACAATGATGTAACGCCGAATTATAAAAAGAAACTAGGTAACAGCTATGCCAGAAATGAAAACATGGCGATAGGGACAACCTATTTCTTAAACAATGGCTATATCGGCGTGAGTGCTGACTATAAAAGCAGTGAATATGGTGTTCCGGGTTTTTCTATGGAAAACAAATCTTTTCAGAGCTCTTATAGCGATGGCTTGCCAGTGGGTGTAAAAATCGAACAGAATCGTTTTGCCGTAGACTCGCTGCTTAGAGAGCCATTAAGTTTGCTGAAGAGTGTGCAGCTGAAAGCATCTAGACTGTCAAACACATCTGGGGAGTACATTGGTGCGAGAAATGCCAATGAATATAAATTTGATACTGATACTGCAGAGCTGGTATTTGAACACAAGCCTTATAAAAGCCTCAGCGGAGAAATAGGAGCTTCTATAAATGCCAGACAGGTTAAAGGCTCAGGTGCAGAACGTTATTTGCCAAATGTAAATACAGCTTCTCATGCAATATTCATACTGGAAAAACTAGATTTCAATAAACTTTCTTTTGATGCCGGTTATCGTGTCGAGAAAGTCAAACATGAGATTCAGGACCAGAGCTTTAAGTTGGCACGTAATGCTTCAAATAGCACGCTTGAAGATAAGTCCTTTGATCTGAATAGTTTCTATATCGGATCAGAGTTTAGAGTTACAGATTATTTGGGTTTCAGACTTCAGTACAGTGAGTCTGAACGGGCACCCGAAATCAATGAACTCTATGCCAGTAACCCTCACTACTCAGTGATGACCCAAGAAGAAGGAAATCAAAAACTAAATAAAGAAGTCATGCAGGGTTTAGAGTTTACAACTACTCTGAATTGGGATTCGACCAATATTGCGGTTTCATTGTACCAAATGGATTTTGAGGACTATTTGTATTTGTCCCACTCAGGTGCCTCTATGCGGAACCGTTTACCATTGAAGTATTGGAAGCAAACCGATACACAAGTGAATGGCTTTGAGTTGGATATGAACCATACGTTTTCCCTCGACAACTTAGGGGATTTAAAAGTAGGTGGCTTTGCAGATTTGGTCAAGAATAAAGCGACAAATCCCGATCGTTTACGTTTAGCCAATGATGGAATCTATTTGCCCAATATGCCAACCAACCGCTATGGCGCAAATATTGAGTGGACATTCGAGAATTGGTCAGCGCGCCTGTCTAGTATTTATTACGACAAGCCTCGTTACCTAGGTAAAAATGTGGGTGAGGAAGTCCCATTGCCTGCATACAATCTGCTTGATTTAGATATTCGTAAAAAAGTGACGTTGAAAAACGCCAGTTTTGATCTGTTTATCAATGGCTCTAATTTGCTCGATGAAGATGCACGGCCGCAAAACTCCCCATTGAAATATATTGCGCCATTACCAGGCAGAGCTTTTCAATTAGGCATAACGATGCATATTTAA
- a CDS encoding ABC transporter ATP-binding protein, whose translation MSDQSKEVLRLEALRKSYNVGQANEVEVLHGIDLCIERNDFAALIGPSGSGKSTLLNILGLLDQPSSGELYLLGQATSGMDDVRRTALRGSSIGFVFQFHHLIQAFTALNNVLMPLMLKQGKPDQSALQYAHELLAAVGLEKFADRKPNELSGGQQQRVAIARALITKPALLLADEPTGNLDTQTAAEMFELFRKVHREHDCAVLLVTHDPRLSATCDRTINLVDGKIQSDSKNEMK comes from the coding sequence ATGTCTGATCAGTCTAAGGAAGTGCTGCGTTTAGAGGCATTGCGAAAATCTTATAACGTTGGGCAAGCCAATGAAGTGGAGGTGCTACACGGGATTGATCTGTGTATTGAGCGCAATGATTTTGCCGCGCTCATAGGTCCTTCAGGTTCAGGTAAAAGTACTTTATTGAATATTCTGGGCTTATTAGATCAGCCAAGCAGTGGCGAGTTGTACTTGCTCGGTCAGGCCACAAGCGGTATGGATGATGTTAGACGGACTGCGCTGCGGGGGAGCAGCATCGGTTTTGTGTTTCAGTTCCATCATCTTATACAGGCATTTACTGCTTTAAATAATGTCCTCATGCCGTTAATGCTGAAGCAGGGTAAGCCTGATCAATCTGCACTGCAATATGCGCATGAATTATTAGCCGCAGTAGGATTGGAAAAATTTGCGGATCGTAAACCAAATGAGCTTTCTGGCGGACAGCAGCAGCGTGTGGCGATAGCTCGAGCGCTGATAACCAAGCCTGCACTATTGTTGGCTGATGAACCGACAGGCAATCTGGACACTCAAACTGCTGCGGAAATGTTTGAATTATTTCGCAAAGTACATCGTGAACATGACTGTGCTGTATTGCTGGTCACGCATGATCCCAGATTATCGGCAACCTGTGACCGAACCATTAATCTGGTGGATGGGAAAATTCAGAGTGATTCCAAAAACGAGATGAAATAG